A stretch of the Pseudomonas helvetica genome encodes the following:
- a CDS encoding serine acetyltransferase has translation MTLDTLILHWRSEVSNKKKPGSRIGLISNILRRIRRNNTLRYLFWFRLAQYLNSGNAFARLYAKRMERKINLKYGVDISIDAEIGPGFRIGHLPGVVITGYVKIGRNFFIRQNTTIGIKTMGLDKYNLVIGDNVSVGANSCIIADSLSIGDNVTIGAMSFVNKSIPADSTFYNAR, from the coding sequence ATGACTCTCGACACCTTGATCCTGCACTGGCGCTCAGAAGTCTCGAACAAGAAAAAACCCGGAAGTCGCATCGGGCTGATCAGCAACATCCTCAGAAGAATCAGAAGGAACAATACCCTCAGGTATTTGTTCTGGTTCAGGCTTGCCCAGTATCTGAATAGCGGAAATGCGTTCGCGCGGCTCTATGCCAAACGCATGGAGAGGAAAATCAACCTCAAGTACGGGGTCGACATCAGCATTGATGCCGAGATAGGGCCAGGTTTTCGCATCGGCCACCTGCCTGGCGTCGTCATCACCGGTTACGTCAAAATCGGGCGGAATTTCTTCATTCGCCAAAACACAACGATTGGCATAAAAACCATGGGCCTGGACAAGTACAACCTGGTGATTGGCGACAACGTCAGCGTCGGGGCGAACAGTTGCATCATCGCCGACAGCCTCTCAATCGGTGACAACGTCACAATCGGAGCCATGTCATTCGTCAACAAAAGCATCCCGGCGGACAGCACTTTTTACAATGCACGATAA
- a CDS encoding methyltransferase, translated as MPARDADRPVLAGEQLLARFKALDEFLSEHQALWRPRPFTHRQLPWETAYPELADWLRQRSLEDAENSHNHPEHLLAPAPFPGLAARAIALSAVGNLPVHTTEPATRRLNVDVPGRKWQQIEAFAGCLQFAEKTRHWLDWCSGKGHLGRRLLQADQQLTCLENDPALIASGQALSHHHHLAVNHLQQDVMAADATARLSTDQTPVALHACGDLHVRLMQLASAAGCKQLAIAPCCYNRISARQYQPLSDAAKGSDLQLSLDDLALPLSETVTAGARVRRQRDTSMARRLAFDLLQRQLRSCDNYLPTPSLPSAWLDKPFADYCRDLAALKDLSTVPAQDWVALEASGWERLAQVRNLELLRGLFRRPLELWLVLDRALFLEEQGYSVRLGLFCETPLTPRNLMLLAERR; from the coding sequence ATGCCTGCCAGGGACGCTGATCGGCCGGTGCTTGCGGGCGAACAGTTGCTCGCCCGCTTCAAAGCGCTGGACGAGTTCCTGAGCGAACACCAGGCACTCTGGCGACCGCGTCCGTTTACCCATCGGCAACTGCCGTGGGAAACGGCCTATCCCGAACTGGCAGATTGGCTACGCCAGCGTTCGCTGGAAGACGCGGAAAACAGCCATAACCATCCTGAGCACCTTCTGGCGCCCGCACCTTTTCCAGGACTGGCCGCGCGGGCCATTGCCCTCAGCGCTGTAGGCAACCTTCCCGTTCATACGACTGAGCCTGCAACCCGACGACTGAATGTCGACGTGCCCGGTCGCAAATGGCAGCAGATCGAAGCCTTCGCCGGTTGCCTGCAATTTGCCGAAAAAACCCGACACTGGCTGGACTGGTGCTCGGGCAAGGGTCATTTGGGCCGACGCCTGCTGCAAGCCGACCAACAACTGACCTGCCTGGAAAATGACCCGGCGCTGATCGCCAGCGGTCAGGCGCTGAGTCATCACCATCACCTCGCAGTCAATCATCTTCAACAAGACGTGATGGCCGCCGATGCGACGGCGCGTCTGAGCACCGATCAGACACCGGTCGCCCTGCACGCCTGCGGCGATCTGCATGTACGATTGATGCAACTGGCCAGCGCGGCCGGCTGTAAACAACTGGCCATTGCGCCGTGCTGTTATAACCGCATCAGCGCTCGCCAGTACCAGCCGCTGTCCGACGCAGCTAAAGGTTCCGACCTACAGCTTTCCCTCGACGATCTGGCCCTGCCGCTGAGTGAAACCGTCACCGCCGGTGCCCGCGTCCGACGTCAACGCGACACGTCCATGGCCCGCCGACTGGCATTCGACCTGCTGCAACGACAACTGCGCAGTTGTGACAACTACCTGCCCACACCGTCGTTGCCCAGCGCCTGGCTGGATAAACCCTTCGCCGATTACTGCCGCGACCTCGCGGCGCTAAAAGACTTATCCACAGTCCCAGCGCAGGATTGGGTGGCGCTCGAAGCCTCTGGTTGGGAACGCCTGGCCCAGGTGCGTAATCTTGAACTGCTACGCGGCCTGTTCCGACGCCCCCTGGAGCTGTGGCTGGTACTCGACCGAGCGCTGTTTCTCGAAGAACAGGGTTACTCGGTGCGCCTGGGATTGTTCTGCGAAACCCCACTGACACCGCGCAATCTGATGCTGCTCGCCGAGCGTCGATAA
- a CDS encoding ABC transporter permease codes for MNWEVIIKWLPKLAQGATLTLELVAIAVVLGLLLAIPLGIARSSRLWYVRALPYAYIFFFRGTPLLVQLFLVYYGLAQFDAVRASAMWPYLRDPFWCATATMTLHTAAYIAEILRGAIQAIPKGEIEAARALGMSRPTALFYIILPRAARIGLPAYSNEVILMLKASALASTVTLLELTGMARTIIARTYLPVEIFFAAGMFYLLMAYILVRGFKLLERWLRVDACQGR; via the coding sequence ATGAACTGGGAAGTCATCATCAAGTGGCTGCCGAAACTGGCGCAGGGCGCGACCCTGACCCTGGAACTGGTGGCCATCGCCGTCGTCCTCGGCTTGCTGCTGGCGATTCCGCTGGGCATCGCCCGCTCGTCGCGCCTGTGGTACGTGCGCGCACTGCCTTACGCGTACATTTTCTTCTTCCGTGGCACGCCGTTGCTGGTGCAGCTGTTTCTGGTCTATTACGGCCTGGCGCAGTTCGATGCGGTCCGCGCGAGCGCAATGTGGCCATACCTGCGCGATCCGTTCTGGTGTGCCACCGCCACCATGACCCTGCACACTGCGGCCTACATCGCAGAGATCCTGCGCGGGGCGATCCAGGCCATCCCGAAGGGCGAGATCGAAGCCGCACGGGCACTGGGCATGTCGCGCCCCACGGCGCTGTTCTACATCATCCTGCCGCGTGCCGCGCGCATTGGCCTGCCGGCCTACAGCAACGAAGTGATCCTGATGCTCAAGGCCAGCGCCCTGGCCAGCACCGTGACCTTGCTGGAACTGACCGGCATGGCCCGCACCATCATTGCCCGGACCTACCTGCCCGTGGAGATCTTCTTCGCGGCCGGCATGTTCTACCTGTTGATGGCCTACATTCTGGTGCGTGGCTTCAAGCTGCTGGAGCGCTGGTTGCGCGTCGATGCCTGCCAGGGACGCTGA
- a CDS encoding ABC transporter permease, translating to MTIDLYGFGPALAAGALMTVKLALSALCLGLVLGLLGALAKTSPYKPLQWLGGTYSTLVRGIPELLWVLLIYFGTVNLMRALGEFFGNPDLALNAFAAGVIALGLCFGAYATEVFRGAILAIPKGHREAGVALGLSKLRIFTRLILPQMWRIALPGLGNLFMILMKDTALVSVIGLEEIMRHAQNGVTMTKQPFTFYMVAAFMYLGLTILAMTGMHLLEKRAARGFARSTQ from the coding sequence ATGACTATCGACCTCTACGGATTCGGCCCGGCGCTCGCCGCTGGTGCGCTGATGACCGTCAAACTGGCCCTCTCGGCGTTATGCCTGGGACTGGTGCTCGGCCTGCTCGGCGCCTTGGCCAAGACTTCCCCGTATAAGCCGTTGCAATGGCTTGGCGGCACCTACTCGACCCTGGTTCGCGGTATCCCGGAATTGCTCTGGGTGCTGTTGATCTACTTTGGCACGGTCAACCTGATGCGTGCCTTGGGCGAGTTTTTCGGCAACCCCGATCTCGCGCTCAATGCCTTCGCCGCCGGCGTGATTGCCCTGGGCCTGTGCTTCGGCGCCTATGCCACCGAAGTCTTTCGCGGGGCGATTCTGGCGATCCCCAAGGGTCACCGTGAAGCCGGCGTGGCACTGGGCTTGTCAAAGTTGCGGATTTTCACCCGGCTGATTCTGCCGCAGATGTGGCGCATCGCCCTGCCGGGCCTGGGCAACCTGTTCATGATCCTGATGAAGGACACCGCGCTGGTGTCGGTGATCGGCCTGGAAGAAATCATGCGTCATGCGCAAAACGGCGTCACCATGACCAAGCAGCCGTTCACCTTCTACATGGTCGCAGCCTTCATGTACCTGGGCCTGACGATTCTGGCCATGACCGGCATGCACCTGCTGGAAAAACGCGCCGCTCGCGGCTTCGCGAGGAGCACACAATGA
- a CDS encoding ABC transporter substrate-binding protein, whose amino-acid sequence MQTYKKLLLAAAATLVFSANAMAAEKLKMGIEAAYPPFNNKDASGQVVGFDKDIGDALCAKMRVECEVVTSDWDGIIPALNAKKFDFLVSSLSITEERKQAVDFTDPYYSNKLQFIAPKNVDLKTDKDSLKGKIIGTQRATLAGTWLEDNYGNDVTIKLYDTQENAYLDLTSGRVDAILADKYANYDWLKSDAGKNYEFKGEPVVASDKIGIAVRKGQDELRNKLNAALKEIVSDGTYKKINDKYFPFSIY is encoded by the coding sequence ATGCAGACTTACAAAAAACTCCTCCTGGCTGCGGCCGCTACACTGGTGTTTTCGGCCAATGCGATGGCTGCCGAAAAACTGAAGATGGGTATCGAAGCGGCTTACCCACCGTTCAACAATAAAGATGCCAGCGGCCAGGTGGTCGGCTTCGACAAAGACATCGGCGACGCCCTGTGCGCCAAGATGCGGGTCGAATGCGAAGTCGTCACCTCTGACTGGGACGGCATCATTCCGGCACTGAACGCCAAGAAATTCGATTTCCTGGTTTCCTCGCTGTCGATCACCGAGGAACGCAAGCAGGCCGTTGATTTCACCGACCCGTACTACTCGAACAAACTGCAATTCATCGCACCGAAGAACGTCGACCTGAAAACCGACAAGGACTCGCTCAAAGGCAAGATCATCGGTACTCAGCGCGCCACCCTGGCCGGCACCTGGCTTGAGGACAATTACGGCAACGACGTCACCATCAAGCTGTATGACACTCAGGAAAACGCCTACCTGGACCTGACCTCCGGGCGCGTCGATGCGATCCTCGCCGACAAATACGCCAACTACGACTGGCTGAAAAGCGACGCCGGCAAAAACTACGAGTTCAAAGGCGAACCGGTGGTAGCCAGCGACAAAATCGGCATCGCCGTGCGCAAGGGTCAGGACGAGCTGCGTAACAAGCTGAATGCCGCATTGAAAGAAATCGTCTCTGACGGCACCTACAAGAAGATCAACGACAAGTACTTCCCGTTCAGCATCTATTGA
- a CDS encoding ABC transporter ATP-binding protein yields the protein MAEATPALEIRNLHKRYGTLEVLKGVSLTARDGDVISILGSSGSGKSTFLRCINLLENPHQGQILVAGEELKLKPAKNGELIAADGKQINRLRSEIGFVFQNFNLWPHMSVLDNIIEAPRRVLGQSKSEAIEVAEALLAKVGIADKRHAYPAELSGGQQQRAAIARTLAMQPKVILFDEPTSALDPEMVQEVLNVIRALAEEGRTMLLVTHEMGFARQVSSEVVFLHQGLIEEQGSPQQVFENPLSARCKQFMSSNR from the coding sequence ATGGCTGAGGCCACGCCCGCGCTTGAAATCCGCAACTTGCACAAACGCTACGGGACGCTTGAGGTGCTCAAGGGCGTCTCGCTGACCGCACGCGACGGCGATGTGATCTCGATCCTGGGTTCCTCCGGTTCCGGCAAGTCCACGTTCCTGCGCTGCATCAACCTGCTCGAAAACCCGCACCAGGGCCAGATTCTGGTGGCCGGCGAAGAGCTCAAGCTCAAGCCTGCGAAAAACGGCGAACTGATCGCCGCCGACGGCAAGCAGATCAATCGACTGCGCAGCGAAATCGGTTTTGTATTTCAAAACTTTAACCTGTGGCCGCACATGAGCGTGCTCGACAACATCATCGAAGCGCCGCGCCGCGTCCTCGGGCAAAGCAAGTCCGAAGCCATCGAAGTGGCAGAAGCCTTGCTGGCCAAGGTCGGCATCGCCGACAAACGTCACGCCTACCCTGCAGAACTTTCCGGTGGCCAGCAGCAACGCGCCGCAATCGCCCGCACCTTGGCAATGCAACCCAAAGTCATTCTGTTTGATGAGCCGACTTCCGCGCTTGACCCGGAAATGGTTCAGGAAGTACTAAACGTGATCCGCGCCCTGGCCGAAGAAGGTCGCACCATGCTGTTGGTCACCCACGAAATGGGCTTCGCCCGTCAGGTGTCCAGTGAAGTGGTGTTCCTTCACCAGGGGCTCATCGAAGAGCAAGGATCGCCCCAGCAGGTGTTCGAAAACCCGCTTTCGGCGCGCTGCAAACAATTCATGTCCAGCAACCGCTAA
- the gabP gene encoding GABA permease, giving the protein MSSTQSSNGLEQGLKPRHVTMLSIAGVIGAGLFVGSGHAIAAAGPAVLLAYAAAGMLVVLVMRMLGEMAVASPDTGSFSTYADRAIGHWAGFTIGWLYWWFWVLVIPLEANAAATILHAWFPNVAIWAFTLIITLLLTVTNLFSVKNYGEFEFWFALIKVLAIIGFIVLGVMAIFGFLPGSQVSGVSHLFDTQGFLPNGMGAVLGAILTTMFSFMGTEIVTIAAAESKNPGQQISKATNSVIWRIGLFYLVSIFIVVALVPWNDPVLASVGSYQTVLERMGIPNAKLIVDLVVLVAVTSCLNSALYTASRMMFSLGKRGDAPAVSQRTNKSGTPYWAVMLSTCAAFLAVFANYVAPAAVFEFLLASSGAIALLVYLVIAISQLRMRKQRMARGEKIAFSMWLFPGLTYAVIVFIVAALTIMLFQDAHRVEILATGLLSLLVVAAGLFVARRRKLEQRGAVVLS; this is encoded by the coding sequence ATGAGCAGCACCCAAAGCTCTAATGGCCTCGAACAGGGGCTCAAACCGCGCCATGTGACCATGCTGTCGATTGCCGGTGTTATCGGCGCCGGCCTGTTCGTTGGCTCGGGTCACGCCATCGCCGCCGCAGGCCCGGCCGTGCTGTTGGCCTACGCCGCCGCCGGTATGCTGGTAGTGCTGGTCATGCGCATGCTTGGCGAAATGGCCGTTGCTTCTCCAGACACGGGCTCTTTCTCGACCTACGCCGATCGCGCTATCGGTCACTGGGCCGGTTTCACCATCGGCTGGCTCTACTGGTGGTTCTGGGTGCTGGTAATCCCGCTGGAGGCCAACGCTGCCGCGACTATCCTGCATGCCTGGTTCCCTAATGTGGCCATCTGGGCATTTACCCTGATCATCACGTTGCTGCTGACAGTGACCAACCTGTTCAGCGTGAAGAACTACGGTGAGTTCGAATTCTGGTTCGCTCTGATCAAAGTCCTGGCGATCATCGGTTTCATTGTCCTCGGTGTCATGGCGATCTTCGGCTTCCTGCCAGGCAGCCAGGTCAGCGGCGTTTCGCACTTGTTCGACACCCAGGGCTTCTTGCCAAACGGCATGGGCGCTGTACTGGGCGCGATCCTGACCACCATGTTTTCCTTCATGGGCACCGAGATCGTGACCATCGCGGCCGCGGAGTCGAAGAACCCTGGCCAGCAAATCTCCAAGGCTACCAATTCGGTGATCTGGCGGATTGGCTTGTTCTACCTCGTATCGATCTTCATCGTTGTGGCCCTCGTGCCATGGAACGACCCGGTTCTGGCCAGCGTCGGTTCCTATCAGACCGTGCTTGAGCGCATGGGTATCCCGAATGCCAAGCTGATCGTCGACCTCGTGGTGCTGGTTGCTGTGACCAGTTGCCTGAACTCGGCGCTGTACACCGCATCCCGCATGATGTTCTCCCTGGGCAAGCGCGGTGATGCACCGGCCGTTTCCCAGCGCACCAACAAGAGCGGCACGCCGTACTGGGCCGTCATGTTGTCGACCTGTGCGGCGTTCCTCGCGGTGTTCGCCAACTACGTGGCCCCGGCTGCGGTGTTCGAATTCCTGCTGGCCAGCTCCGGCGCTATTGCGCTGTTGGTGTACCTGGTGATCGCGATTTCGCAACTGCGCATGCGCAAACAGCGCATGGCCCGCGGTGAAAAAATCGCCTTCAGCATGTGGCTGTTCCCGGGCCTGACCTACGCGGTGATCGTATTCATCGTGGCGGCCCTGACCATCATGCTGTTTCAGGATGCCCATCGCGTGGAAATCCTTGCCACGGGGCTGTTGAGTCTTTTGGTGGTGGCTGCCGGTTTGTTTGTGGCTCGCCGTCGCAAGCTGGAACAGCGTGGCGCGGTCGTGTTGAGCTGA
- the vapC gene encoding tRNA(fMet)-specific endonuclease VapC: protein MIKYMLDTNICIFTIKNKPQVVREAFNRHHGQLCISAVTLMELIYGAEKSAAPEKNLAVIEGFVARLEVLPFDYEAAAHTGMIRSELAKAGTPIGPYDHMIAGHARSQGFIVVTNNLREFERVPGLRVEDWVHLD from the coding sequence ATGATCAAATACATGCTCGATACCAACATCTGCATTTTTACCATCAAGAACAAACCACAGGTCGTACGCGAAGCGTTCAATCGCCATCACGGCCAGCTGTGTATAAGCGCAGTCACGCTGATGGAATTGATTTACGGCGCTGAAAAATCGGCGGCGCCGGAAAAGAACCTGGCCGTCATCGAAGGTTTTGTAGCTCGTCTTGAAGTCCTGCCCTTCGACTACGAAGCCGCTGCCCACACCGGAATGATTCGCTCGGAACTTGCAAAGGCGGGCACACCGATAGGCCCTTACGACCACATGATCGCAGGACACGCGCGCTCACAAGGGTTCATTGTGGTGACGAATAATCTTCGGGAATTTGAGCGTGTTCCCGGATTGCGCGTAGAGGATTGGGTACACCTCGATTGA
- the vapB gene encoding type II toxin-antitoxin system VapB family antitoxin, protein MEQTTLFMSNRSQAVRLPKAVAMPEDVKRVNVVAIGRARIITPADEAWDSWFDGDNVTADFMADREQPADQERESF, encoded by the coding sequence ATGGAACAGACCACCCTTTTCATGAGCAATCGAAGCCAGGCCGTCCGCTTGCCCAAAGCCGTGGCAATGCCTGAAGACGTCAAGCGCGTCAACGTTGTAGCCATTGGCCGCGCTCGCATCATCACGCCGGCCGATGAAGCCTGGGATAGCTGGTTCGATGGCGATAACGTCACTGCCGATTTTATGGCCGACCGCGAGCAACCGGCCGATCAGGAGCGCGAGTCGTTCTGA
- a CDS encoding alpha/beta fold hydrolase: MTLSNTPSLAPSSPARIELPLPTTGPSESFKEPAADGFVLGGFAWRHSLQNTNRPVVIINAATSVRCRHYFRFADYLFANGFDVMVYDYRGIGESRPDSLRGFKASWSDWGALDFEAMLQRATREFPGQPIDVVAHSFGGCAAGLAASAEAIRRLVTVGAQFAYWRDYASASRWRMFIKWHLFMPLMTKFYGYFPGKRLGWLEDTPAGVVHDWSTPAARYEERPSGRVIAAKAQGLPFATVTAQTLAISLSDDPYGTISAIERLLGYFKASSNTHLRIAPEDIGEVEVGHFAFFRSPYQATLWPIALSWLQNGELHPDTPGRLVPRSVPT, encoded by the coding sequence ATGACTCTGTCGAACACGCCCTCACTGGCACCGTCGTCACCAGCCCGGATTGAATTGCCGCTGCCAACCACCGGCCCCAGTGAATCATTCAAAGAGCCAGCCGCCGATGGTTTTGTCCTTGGCGGTTTTGCCTGGCGCCATTCCCTTCAAAATACCAATCGCCCGGTGGTGATCATCAACGCGGCAACTTCGGTGCGCTGCCGGCATTACTTTCGATTCGCCGACTACCTGTTTGCCAACGGTTTCGATGTCATGGTTTACGATTACCGCGGCATCGGCGAATCCCGGCCTGACTCGCTGCGCGGATTCAAGGCGTCCTGGTCGGACTGGGGCGCGCTGGATTTCGAAGCCATGCTGCAACGGGCGACACGGGAATTTCCAGGTCAACCGATCGATGTAGTCGCTCATAGCTTCGGTGGCTGCGCGGCAGGGTTGGCCGCTTCCGCAGAGGCGATCCGGCGCCTGGTGACCGTGGGTGCGCAGTTCGCTTATTGGCGAGACTACGCCTCGGCCAGCCGCTGGCGGATGTTCATCAAGTGGCATCTGTTCATGCCGCTGATGACGAAGTTCTACGGTTACTTTCCCGGCAAACGTCTCGGCTGGCTCGAAGATACGCCAGCCGGCGTCGTCCACGACTGGAGCACGCCGGCCGCTCGCTACGAAGAGCGGCCCAGTGGCCGTGTAATCGCCGCAAAAGCCCAAGGCCTGCCCTTCGCCACCGTCACCGCACAAACCCTGGCTATCAGCCTTAGCGACGATCCGTACGGGACGATTTCTGCCATCGAGCGCTTGCTCGGCTACTTCAAGGCCAGTTCCAACACGCACCTGCGAATCGCACCAGAAGACATCGGCGAAGTGGAGGTCGGACATTTCGCCTTTTTTCGCAGCCCGTACCAAGCCACACTATGGCCCATTGCGTTGTCCTGGCTACAGAACGGCGAATTGCACCCCGACACGCCAGGACGGTTGGTACCGCGCAGCGTACCCACCTGA
- a CDS encoding oxidative damage protection protein codes for MTRTIMCRKYKEELPGLERAPFPGAKGQDIFDHVSAKAWADWQKHQTLLINEKRLNMMNAEDRKYLQGEMDKYFSGEEYAKAEGYVPPAE; via the coding sequence ATGACCCGCACCATCATGTGCCGCAAGTACAAAGAAGAACTGCCAGGCCTGGAGCGCGCCCCGTTCCCGGGCGCCAAAGGTCAGGACATTTTTGACCACGTCTCGGCCAAGGCCTGGGCCGACTGGCAAAAACACCAGACCCTGCTGATCAACGAAAAACGCCTGAACATGATGAACGCCGAAGACCGTAAATATCTTCAGGGCGAGATGGACAAGTACTTCTCCGGCGAGGAATACGCCAAGGCCGAAGGCTACGTTCCACCCGCCGAGTAA
- the mutY gene encoding A/G-specific adenine glycosylase — MKAEQFSTAVLDWYDRHGRHDLPWQQGITPYRVWVSEIMLQQTQVSTVLNYFDRFMASLPTVEALAAAPEDEVLHLWTGLGYYTRARNLQKTAKIVVAEYGGEFPRDVEKLTDLPGIGLSTAGAIASLSMGLRAPILDGNVKRVLARFTAQEGYPGEPKVAKQLWANAERFTPYDRVNAYTQAMMDLGATLCTRSKPSCLLCPLEKGCEAHMLGLETRYPIPKPRKSVPQKRTLMPMLANRDGAILLYRRPSTGLWGGLWSLPELDDLGDLEHLALQHSLELGKHVELPSLVHTFSHFQLAIEPWLVQVQEAGHHVAEADWLWYNLATPPRLGLAAPVKKLLKRAADVLNAGESS; from the coding sequence ATGAAAGCCGAGCAGTTCTCAACCGCGGTGCTGGACTGGTATGACCGCCACGGCCGCCACGACCTGCCCTGGCAACAGGGCATCACCCCGTATCGGGTGTGGGTCTCGGAAATCATGTTGCAGCAGACCCAGGTCAGCACGGTGCTGAACTACTTCGATCGGTTCATGGCGTCGCTGCCAACGGTCGAAGCCCTGGCCGCCGCGCCGGAAGATGAAGTGCTGCACCTGTGGACCGGGCTGGGTTACTACACCCGTGCGCGCAACCTGCAAAAAACCGCGAAGATCGTCGTTGCCGAGTACGGCGGCGAGTTTCCCCGGGATGTCGAAAAGCTCACCGACTTGCCGGGCATCGGCCTGTCCACTGCGGGCGCCATCGCCAGCCTGAGCATGGGCCTGCGCGCACCGATCCTCGACGGCAACGTCAAACGGGTGCTGGCGCGCTTTACCGCGCAAGAGGGCTACCCCGGCGAACCGAAGGTTGCCAAGCAGCTGTGGGCCAACGCTGAGCGCTTCACGCCTTATGATCGGGTCAACGCCTACACCCAGGCGATGATGGACCTGGGCGCTACGCTCTGCACCCGCAGCAAGCCGAGTTGCCTGCTATGTCCGCTGGAAAAGGGCTGCGAAGCGCACATGCTCGGCCTGGAGACCCGCTACCCGATCCCCAAACCGCGTAAATCCGTGCCACAAAAGCGCACGCTGATGCCGATGCTCGCCAACCGCGATGGCGCCATTCTGCTTTACCGCCGTCCTTCCACGGGCTTGTGGGGCGGTTTGTGGAGCCTGCCGGAACTCGACGACCTTGGCGATCTGGAACATCTGGCACTGCAACACTCGCTGGAACTGGGCAAGCACGTTGAACTGCCGAGCCTGGTCCACACCTTCAGCCATTTCCAACTGGCTATCGAACCCTGGCTGGTCCAGGTCCAGGAGGCCGGCCATCACGTGGCCGAGGCCGACTGGCTCTGGTATAACCTCGCCACCCCGCCGCGCCTGGGCCTTGCCGCCCCGGTGAAAAAACTGCTGAAGCGCGCGGCCGATGTATTGAACGCAGGAGAGTCGTCATGA